DNA from Candidatus Ozemobacteraceae bacterium:
TCGAAGACCTCGCCCAGACGGACCGGGCGGCAAAACATCTGGAGACGGCCGTTTTTCTCGACCCTCATGCGGTCGAATACCAGATGCTGCTCGCGAAAATGTATCGCGAGCTCGGTCGTGCGGCACGGGTGGACGCGATTCGACAGGCCGTGATACTATCGGAACCGGAGTTGGCCCTGAAGATCTGACGCGCCTGGAAAGGATCTTGCCCAAGGTGCCCGTTTCCGGCGGATACGATATAGACAAGTTGATTGATTCGGCGCCTGACAGGACGACGCTCGTCGATCTCGAACTGTCGGGCAATCCGCGTTGCCTTGCCCTCGTGCGGCGTCTTCTCGAGGCAAGCGCCCATTCGATGCTTCTCGACGAGACCCTGCTCAACGACATCAAGCTCGCCGTGACCGAGGCATGCACGAACGTCATCAAGCATGCGTTCAAATACGATCCGACGAAAAAATTCGGGGTCACGATCCAGATTTCCCCGATGCTCTACCTGATTCGCGTGATCTATGAAGATTCCGGGTTCAATCCTGATTCGATCCCCCTCCCGGATCTCGATGAATACAAAGGCGGAGGGCTCGGCGTTTATATCATGCGCAACATCATGGATGACGTGGTATATTCAACAGACCCCCCCACGGGGATGGTGACCTTGCGTATGGTAAAATTGCTGAAACCTCTTTTCACGACCGGAGGCCCCATGTGAAGATAGACATACAGCGGGATGCGGCGCATCAGCGCACGACCTTCGTCCTCGACGGAGAGTTGGACGTCCATCAGGCGAAGACGCTCAAGTCGACCGTTCTCGAGAAGCTCGAGGAGGGCGTCTGGACGTACGTGATCGAGATGAACAGCGTCGGATACATCGACAGCTCGGGGCTCGGCATGCTCGTCTACCTCAAGAAGGAAATCCTTCGAAGCCAGGGACGCATGGTCATCGCCAACCCGACGGAAGCCGTTCTCAACGTCTTCCGCCTCACGAAGCTCAACGAGTTTTTCGAGCTGGGCTGAACGACGTCTTCGATCCGATGATGCATCCGCCTGCCGCCGGAACAACCGCCCCGAGCCGATCGCCGGGGCTGTTCATCACGTTCGAGGGGCCCGAAGGCAGCGGCAAGAGCACCCAGATCAGGCGGCTTGCGGCCGAACTCGAAGCGGTCGGACGAACCGTGATTCTTACGCGCGAACCGGGCGGTACGACCGCCGGCGACCGCATCCGGAGCATCCTCCTGGATAAAACCGGCGTCTCCCTGGAGCCCGAGACGGAAGTGTTTCTGATGCTCGCTCAGCGCACGGAACACTGGAAAAAAGTCATCGAGCCGGCGAAAGCGCGCGGCTGCATCATTCTGTGCGATCGCTATTTCGACAGCAGTCTCGCCTACCAGGGATACGGCCGCGGGATCGACGTCGCCGCGATCCGCAAGCTGCATATCGATTTTCTCGGCTCCGGGTTCCTGCCCGATGCCACGGTTCTGTTCGACCTGCCGCCCGAAAAAGGGCTCGAGCGTGTCAGAACCTCCGGCCGCGGCGCCCCCGACCGCATCGAGTCCGAAGAGCTCGCGTTTCACCGCCGCGTCCGGGAAGGATATCTCGCGGCGGCCGCTTCCGAGCCGGAACGCTACCTCGTCATCCCTGCCGACCGCGACGTCGCGCAGATTGCCCGCGACGTTTCGGCCGCCCTCAACGCCCGGTTCGCCCTGAATCTCGGCTGTGAGGCCCCGGCATGAATTTCACCCTGCGAATCCAGGCCTACCTGCTCACCGTCTGGGTGGCAGGCTGGTTCATCTTCCGGAAAAACGGCGTCGAGTTGCCCCTCGTGCCGTACGTGGCTATCGCGGCCGCGACCGCCGTGGTCGTCCAGGTCATCGTCTACCGGAGCATCATGAAACCGCTCCGCCGGTTCGTCGAGATATCGGACAACATCGCCGACGGCGATTTCGACCAGAGTCTCGAGAAGATCGAATTCGCCGCGGTCCAGGACGTCCATCAGGGGATGTCGAAGATCGTCAGCACCCTCGTCGAATCGCGGGGCGCGATCGAGAACTACATGCAGACGATCAGCAGCATGAACAAGGAGCTGGCCCAGAAGGTCGATTCGCTGTCCGTCCTGTACTCCGCCAGCCGCTCGATGGGCACCACGCTCAGCATCGACTCCCTGATCCGGACGCTTCTGACACTATTCATGGAGCGCATCGGGACGGCCGGCGCGGCGATCATGCTCTACAACGACCGCACCGACATGATCACGATCAAGGACCTTCTCGGCTTTCCGCCCGAGCTGTTCGCGAAGTTCCGGTTCTACTCGGATAATAAAATAGCTTCAAGTATATTATCCCAGGAGGAGTGCTGGTCGCCGGCCGAGACCGATCTGACCCTGATGGCCGCCGAGTTCGAAACCGACGCCGTCCGGTCGATCCGGACCCTGTTCCCGATGCGCATCAAGGACCATTTCGTCGGCATCGTGGTTCTGGGCGAGAAAAAGGACGGAAGCGCCTATTCCGATGCAGACCGGCAGCTGATCCAGGCCGTCGTCGGCCTCGCATGCACCTCGATCAACAATGCGACGCTCTACGAGAAGTCCGAGGCAACGAAGAACGAACTCGACCGGAAGGTGTTCAACCTGATGGCGCTCCAGCAGGCCGGCAAAGTGCTCAGCTCGACCCTCAACCTCGAAGAGCTGATCAAAAGCTCGATTGACATGTTTCTCGAGACCGTGTGGGCCAACAAGGGCGTGCTGATGCTCTCCGCGGAAGACCGGCCGGACCTCGAGGTGAAGGCGTTCAAGGGCATCTCATCGGAAGAGGTCGACGGGCTGTGCAAGGACCCCGCCGAGTCATGGGCCATGACCACCCTCGAGAAGGAAAAAAAGCCGATCCTTTCTCACGAGCTCACGAAGGCATCCAATTTCCAGAGCTACCTCGCCGTGAACCGCATGCTGCCGTTCTCCGTCTACATCCCGCTCCTGAAAGAGGGCGAGATCTACGGCGTGATGAAGATCGGCCAGAAGATCAACGGCGAACCCTTCACCGAAAACGATCTCGAATTCTTCACGACGCTGGCCTCCCAGGCCGTCATCGCCTACGAGAACGCCCGTCTCTACTCGCTCGCCATCACCGACTCGATCACGAAACTGTACGTCCATCGCTACTTCCAGCTCCGCCTCGACGAGGAAGTGAAGCGGAGTCGCAGATACAACTCCACCCTGTCGCTGCTTCTCTGCGACATCGACCATTTCAAGATGATCAACGACCAGTACGGGCACCAGCAGGGCGACATCATTCTCCGCGAGGTCAGCCTGATCCTGCGGCGCAACATCCGATCGACGGACATCGCGGCCCGCTACGGCGGCGAGGAGTTCGTCATCATCCTGCCCGAGACGACCCAGTCGGATGCCCGCATCGTCGCGGAACGCATCAGGCGCGACACGGCGAAGTTCGAGTTCCCCGCCCTCGCGCCGGGCCAGCCGCCCCTGCACTGCACCATCTCGATCGGCGTCGCCGGCTTCCCGCTGAACGCCGATTCGAAGGACGAGCTCATTCAGAAGGCCGACAGTTCGATGTACCAGGCCAAGGGGCAGGGCCGTAACCGCGTCGTCCTGTGCGGAACGGAATTGTGACGGGCACGGAGCCGTTCCATGGTTGACATCAAGGTGAAGGGACCCGCCGTCGATCCGGCGCGGCGCGAGGCGGCGAAAAAATCCACGGGACCGGCGGGCGGAGCGGATCGCGCCGGTTTCGGTTCGGCGGTGAAAAGCGCCAGGCGCCAGGTGCTCGACGGCGATCTGCGCCAGATGCTCGACAAGGTGCGCTCCATCGGCGACGCATTCTTCCGGTCCCCCGACGAAGAAAAGCTCGACGATTACAAGGACGCTGTCGCCCAGTATCTGGACCGTGTTTCGAAAGAAACGTTCTCGCTTCGGCAGGAACTTGGCAGCATGAAAGACGGCCAGCAGAAGGTATATCAGCTCGTCGAGACCGTGAAACACGATGTCGACGGCATGACGCGGGAATCCCTCCAGAAAGACAAGGCCCTGGCGCTTCTCGGCTCTCTCGACGAGATCCGGGGCCTCGTCCTGGACCTGTTCACCTGAGCGCGGAGGCGAAAGACACCATGGAATCCCTTTCACAGACCCAGTCTCCCGGAACCCCGTCGCCGAACCTCATGATGACGATCATCACGGGGCTCTCCGGCGCCGGCCTGACGAAGGCCAGCCGGTTCTTCGAGGATGCCGGCCATTTCCTGATCGACAACCTTCCGCCGACGCTCCTGCCGAAATTCGCCCAGCTCTGCTACGACACTCACGGGAAAATCACCAAGGTCGCGATCGTCATCGACATCCGCGGCGGCAAGTTCTTCGAGAGCATGAATGAATCGCTTCAGCAGCTCGAAAACATGGGGGTCAGGGTCAGGATCCTGTTCCTCGAGGCCGAAGACGACATTCTCGTAAGGCGGTTCTCCGAAACCCGCCGCAAACACCCGCTCAGTTCGGGCGGGCGCATCGTCGACGACATCAAATACGAACGGAAACGGCTGGCCGAGATTCGCGCGCGAGCCGACTTCATCATCAACACCTCGGAACTCTCCTCGCACGAGCTGTACGACGAGATCCGCAAGATCATCGACTACGAATCCGCATCCCAGTCCATGTCGCTCGTCATCGTGAGCTTCGGATTCAAGCACGGAATCCCGCTCGATGCCGACATGGTGTTCGACGTGCGGTTCCTGCCGAATCCCTATTACGTTCCCGAGATGAAATACCTTTCGGGGCTCGACAAGCCAGTGGCCGATTTCGTCCTCGGCTCCGAAGTCGGAAGCCAGTTCGTCGGGCGGCTGAAGGAGTTTCTCGAATACCTGATCCCGCAGTTCGTCCAGGAACCGAAAACACGCGTCCAGATCGCGATCGGCTGCACGGGCGGACGGCACCGGTCGGTCGCCATGGCCGAGTATCTCGCCGACACGCTCGAGCATCCCCAGGTGCTCGTTTCCCGGAAACATCGCGATCTGGAGCTGGACTGAAGCGGTTTTTTCGCCACTTTTCCCTTGCCTTTTCCCTTATATGTGATATACTATTCCCTTTGAGGGAATAGCTATGCTTCGGCAGTTGAATCTTGCATCCAGGCTCCCGGTCGCGATCGCGCTGTTGCTGTGCGCGGTCGGCTCCGTTATTGCGCAGCCTGTTTCTCCGATGAAATTCAACCTCGCCGGCCAACCTGCCATTCGCACCACCCCCCAGGAAAGCGAACCCCTCGGCGAGTTTCGCATCTCCCTCGACAGCCAGTTGCTCGCCCCGCGCGTCGAACAGACCGTCGCCGAGCGCTTTCAGCTGCCGGAAGCCTCTTCCCAGCCCTTCACCGGGGAACTGGTTCTGCGGAGTTCCTCGCTTGCCGAAGAAGATTCCTCCGCCTTCGAGATTCCCCTCCGCCGAATCCGCGAATCACGCCGGATCGGCGTGGACGAGTTCGATACGACGCTGACTCTGATGACTGGCTACGCCCAGCCGCAGGAGGATTCCCCCCGCATCTCGGGCGTTCGCCGAATCGGCCGCCTCTCGCTCTACGGCGAGATCGACCATGCCACGGTCGTGAAGAACCCTCTCCAGACCTCGTCGGTCAGGCCGCAGGCCAGCCCGGTCGTTCAGGCGAACCGCGTGGCCCCCGCGATGCCGAAAACCGCGCAGGACGAACTGGTCCGGCCCATCGACGCGCATGCGGCGAACGACGACGTCTCCGCCCTGGCCCTCAGAAACTATTATCTCGAGGCCATCTACAGTTTCATGCCTTCGCTCCAGGGCAAGGTTTCCTACAAGCGCTCCGAGATCGAGACGTTCGATCCCAACGAGAACGTCCAGGTCGAGGGTATCGTCCAGGCCGGCCAGGACGTCATCATCAAGGCCGGGTATCGCAACGAGACGAGCCCGTCCGAGACGAAAGACCGCAAGCCGGCCAGCGACCAGAAGGTCTGGACCGAATTCATCCTGAAGTTTTGAACATCACCGACATCAGGATCGTCCGGCTGAAAACCCCTCAGGGACAGACGCGAGCCTTCGCCGAGGTCACGTTCGACGGCGAACTGGCGATCCGCGACTTCAAAGTGATCGAAACCCCGCGAGGCCTCTTCGTGAGCATGCCCGCGCGCCGCGCCCCGGACGGGCGTTTCCATGACCTCGTCATCCCCGTGACCGGCGAACTCCGCGGCCGCATCCAGGCGAGCATCCTCCGCGCCTACGAGGACGAACTCGCCCGTCCCTGACCGTTGCAGGAAACGCGGTTTTGTGCTACCGTGTAGCCCGTGCTCGCGAGCTCTTCCGAGCGCTTTTTGGGGCGTCGTCAAGCGGTAAGACACATGCCTTTGGAGCATGCATTCCCAGGTTCGAATCCTGGCGCCCCAGCTCTTTTTTTTCAACCCTGTGTGAACTGAACGCCCCGGGAGGTCGCCAGCATGGCTGCCGACAGCATCACCGCCCTCGTTCTCGCCGCCGGCAAAGGGGTCCGGATGAAATCCGACCTGCCGAAGGTCCTCCACCCGATTCTCGGCCGCCCGATGGTCCGATACGTCATCGACACGGTGCGCTCGATCGGCGCCGACCCGGTCCATGTCGTCGTGGGATTCGGCAAGGAGCGCCTGATCGAGGCGCTGCGCGACGACGGGACCATGTTTGTCGAACAGCCCGAGCAGCTCGGAACGGGCCACGCGGCCCAGTGCTTCGCCCGCGCCTGCCCGACGCCGCCCGCACATCTGCTCGTGGTGTGCGGTGACACGCCCCTCCTGTCGCGCGACACCCTTCGCACCATGGTCGAGACGCACCTGCGCGAGCGGCCGGCCTGCACGATGATGACTCTCGACATGGCCGAACCGGGCGGATACGGCCGCATCCTGCGAGACCGGGACGGCAACGTGACCGAGATTCGCGAGGCCAAGGACTGCTCCGACGACCAGAAGAAAATCAGGGAAGTGAACCTGGCGATCTATCTCTTCGACGGCCCGGCGCTCTACGAGCGGCTCTTCAAGCTGACCAACCGCAACAATCAGAAGGAATACTACCTGACGGACATCGTCGGGATGCTGACGACCGACGGAAAGCGCGTTCTCGCGATCCGGGAGCGGGACGAGCGGTCGACCCTCGGCATCAACAGCCGCGCCGACCTGGCGATGGTGGGCGACATCCTGCGCCGCCAGGTGCTCGAACGTCACATGGCGGCCGGCGTGACGATTCTCGACCCCGGCCAGACCTGGATCGAGCCCGGCGTGACGATCGGCGCAGAGACCGTCGTCTGGCCTGGAACGACGCTGACCGGCGCGACCTCCGTCGGACGTCGCGCCGTCATCGGCCCCCAGACGATGATTTCGGACTCGAACGTCGGCGACGGCGCCGTCGTCAGATTCAGCGTGATCGACCGCGCGACCGTCCGCGACGGCGTGACCCTTTCACCATTCACGAACATCTCGGGGAACGAGCCCGCCTGAGCCCGGCCCCGAACGAGCCAACGGAGGCATCGAAGGTCATGGTCAACGGCAAGCAGGTGAAGATCTTCTCCGGCACCGCGAATCCCAAGCTTGTACAGTCGATCTGCGAGTATCTGCAGGTCCGCGAGGGCAGGATCATGCACAACAAGTTCGCCGACGGCGAGTTGTACTGCCGCATCGACGAGTCGGTGCGCGGCTGCGACACGTTCATCATCCAGCCGACCTGTCCGCCGGTGACGGACAACCTGATGCGCCTGCTGATCACGATCGACGCGCTCCGCCGCGCCTCGGCCGGCAGCGTCACGGCCGTCGTGCCGTATTTCGGCTACAGCCGCCAGGAAAAGAAGAGCACCGGCCGCGAGCCGATTACCGCGAAACTCGTCGCCAACCTCATCTGCACGGCCGGCGCCGGGCGTATTGTATCGGTCGATATGCATGACCCCGCCCTCCAGGGCTTCTTCGACATCCCCGTCGATCATCTCTCGGCCTCGACCCTGCTCGCCGACCATTTCCGGAGTTCGGACCTCTCGAACACGGTCATCGTCTCGCCCGACACCGGCGGCGTTCACCGCGCCAGGGCGTTCGCCAACAGGCTCGGTCTGCCTCTCGCGATCATCGACAAGCGTCGCCCCGAAGCCAACAAGGCCGTCGTGATGAACGTCATCGGCGAGGTCAAGGGCCGCGACGTCATCATCATCGACGACATCATCGACACGGCGGGCACGCTGGTCAGGGTCGCCGAAGCTCTTTCCGAAAAAGGCGTGAAGAAGATCATCGCCTGCTGCACTCACGCCCTCCTCTCCGACCCGGCTGCCGAGCGGATCGCGCCCTCCGCCGTGACCGAGATCGTGACGACCGACTCGATTCCGGTCGACGAGGAAAAGCGCAAGAAGTGTCGCGTTCACACGATTTCGCTGTCGCGGCTGGTGGGCGAAGCCATCCAGCGCATCTACGACAAGCGCTCCGTCAGCGAACTGTTCATCTAGGCAAGATCCGAAGCCCCTCACGGAGGTTTTTCCCCATGCGTTTCATGCGAACTCCTCTTCTGATCGGGGGGCTTTCGGTAGCTCTCCTGGCCACGACCCTCGCGGGCTGCGGCGGTGGCGGCCGGCGTCGGAACCCGGTCTCCGCGACCGTCGAACGGCCGGAAAAGAGCGGGAAGGAGATCCCGGGAAGCGAGGCCAACGCTCGTATCCGCGCCGCGCTCGACCGGGGCGACGCGAAGACCGCTGAACGGCTCGCCCGGAAGCGGATCGAAAGCCATCCGGCCGACGGGGAGGCACATCGCTTGCTGGCGCGCAGCCTCGTCGCGCTGAACCGCCCGGACGAGGACGTGAAAAAGGCGCTGGAAAAGGCCGAAGTCCTGCAACCGGGCGATGCGAGCGTGCGTCAGGGGTTGGCGGGCCTTCTCGACGCCGATGCGGCCGGGGCGCTCGAAGCGGGAGACCCGGAAAAAGCGATTCGACTCTGGAAACGATGTCTGGCGATGAAATACGAGCCCCGGCAGACCGAGAAACGACTTGCCGAAGCATACAGGCGCCTGGGCGAAACGAAGGCTTCGGCCGGCCGGCCGGCTGAAGCCGAAAAGGCGTTCAGGGAGGCCATCGGGATCATTCCCGACAGTCCGATGCCTCGGCTCGACCTCGCGAAGCTCCTGATGGACGGCGATCGCCTGGTCGAGGCCCAGCGCGAGCTGAAAGAGTTGGTCGATGCCCATCCGAACTTCGAGGCCGGCCTCGTTTCCTACGCGTCCCTGCTGAGACGCATGGGTGACGTGCGCGGCGCGCTCCGACAGGTCGAGCAGGTGCTCGAATTCGCTCCCCGAAATGCAGAGGCGCTGACGCTCAAGGCCGATCTCGCGAACACCATCCCCGTCGGCCAGGCAGAAAGCCCTTCGTCGGACCAGTCCGACGAGCCCGACGCCGACACCGTCCGAAAGCTGGCCCGGCTCGAGTCGGCCGGCGACCTGGCCGGACAGCAGGCCCTTCTCGAAACGTATCTTGCCGCCCATCCCGACGCCGCCTGGGCGAAACTGCGCCAGGCGACGCTGTACGAGCGCATGGGCAGGCACGAGGACGCTCTCGCCCTCGTCGAAACCTACCTCTCCGGCTCGCCGGACGACCTTCGCGCGCGCCTGCTGCGCGCCCGGTGCCTCCAGTTCGCCGGCCGCACCGACGATGCGCTTCAGGCGCTGAACGAGCTCGCATCGGAAAACAAGGCGACCGCCCAGGTGTTCGACGAGACGGGCCTGGTCTACGCGAAGCTCGGCAGATTCGCCGAGGCCGGAGCATGCTGGAAACGAGCCCTCTCCGCGAATCCTTCCTACGCCCCGGCGATGTTCAATATCGGCCAGTTGGCGATGGAGCAGGGAAAGGCCGACGAGGCGCGTGACTGGTTCGACAAAGCCCTCGCCAGGGAACCCGCGAACCTGAAGTTCCGGTATTTCGCGGGACTCAACCTCAAGCAGGCCGGCATGGAACCCGAGGCGAAAGCCGTCTGGGAAAGCGCGAAGGCCTATCTTGCGCCGTCCGACCCGTATGCGCTCCGCATCGCCGCGGCCCTCGGAAAGCCGCTTCCCGCCCCTGCGGCGCCGGCCGCCTCCGTTCCCGTCGCTGTCGCGGCTGAACCTCTCCCCGTGGCGATTCGTTCGACATCGGTCGGGAACGTCGTCGTTCCGCCTTCGACCGGAAGCGAGACGTCCGATCCGGTCTACCAGGCCGCGCTTGAGTCGGCCCGCGCCGGCCGATACCAGGAGGCGATCGACGGGTTCGGCCGAATCCTGGCGGCTTCTCCGACGAATTTCAACGCCCGCATGAATCTCGGAAACGTCTACATGGCGATGAACAGACCGAGCGACGCGGCCGCCCACTACCTGCTCGCGCTCAAACAGGAGCGGAGCAACGCCAACGCCCTCAAGGCGCTGAGCCGGGCGTACGACGAACTCGGCCTTCGCGGCCACGCGGCCGGACTGGCGGCGCGCGCGACCGGAGCGTCCGCCGATTCCGGCGTCCCCGCGGCGACGACGCGAAGCAACCCGCGGGCCTTCGGACCGTTCACGAAGACGCTTCTGGCGAATGGCCTTGCGGAAGAGGCGCTGTCGATCGTCAGCGTCGGCGTCGCGGAAAACCCCGACTCGCCGGAACTCGCCCTGCTCCAGGGCGACGTCTACCTCGCCCTCCGGCAGGATGCGCAGGCCGAATCCGCCTTCAGGCGCGCTCTCGAGATCGACGGGCAGAACCCGGCCCCCCTCGTGAAGCTGGGGGACCTGTACTGGACCCGCCGTCAGACCGATGCGGCGGTTCTCCAATATCAGGCGGCTTTGAAAAGCCCCCTGATCGACCCGGATACCATGTTCGGCATCGTCGAACGGTTCAACCGCCTCGGGAGGCGGACCGACGCGGCGGAGCTTCTCGGCCGTCTCAAGGGGATGAATCTCTCCGAGACGCAATTGGCCGAGCTTCACAGGTATACCGGCAGCCCGTCGCCATCCGTCGAGTGATTCTGCTATCATACGCGCATACGTCAAAGGAGAACACGCATGCTCGACCCGAAAACGATCGACGGCCTCGACGGGGCCATGGGGGATCTCAATAAGGCGATAGAGGCCCTGCCTGACGGGCCGCTGAAGCGCCAGCTGACGCAGCGGTTCAACCGCATGCGG
Protein-coding regions in this window:
- a CDS encoding SpoVG family protein, which translates into the protein MNITDIRIVRLKTPQGQTRAFAEVTFDGELAIRDFKVIETPRGLFVSMPARRAPDGRFHDLVIPVTGELRGRIQASILRAYEDELARP
- the rapZ gene encoding RNase adapter RapZ, whose amino-acid sequence is MESLSQTQSPGTPSPNLMMTIITGLSGAGLTKASRFFEDAGHFLIDNLPPTLLPKFAQLCYDTHGKITKVAIVIDIRGGKFFESMNESLQQLENMGVRVRILFLEAEDDILVRRFSETRRKHPLSSGGRIVDDIKYERKRLAEIRARADFIINTSELSSHELYDEIRKIIDYESASQSMSLVIVSFGFKHGIPLDADMVFDVRFLPNPYYVPEMKYLSGLDKPVADFVLGSEVGSQFVGRLKEFLEYLIPQFVQEPKTRVQIAIGCTGGRHRSVAMAEYLADTLEHPQVLVSRKHRDLELD
- a CDS encoding tetratricopeptide repeat protein, with product MRFMRTPLLIGGLSVALLATTLAGCGGGGRRRNPVSATVERPEKSGKEIPGSEANARIRAALDRGDAKTAERLARKRIESHPADGEAHRLLARSLVALNRPDEDVKKALEKAEVLQPGDASVRQGLAGLLDADAAGALEAGDPEKAIRLWKRCLAMKYEPRQTEKRLAEAYRRLGETKASAGRPAEAEKAFREAIGIIPDSPMPRLDLAKLLMDGDRLVEAQRELKELVDAHPNFEAGLVSYASLLRRMGDVRGALRQVEQVLEFAPRNAEALTLKADLANTIPVGQAESPSSDQSDEPDADTVRKLARLESAGDLAGQQALLETYLAAHPDAAWAKLRQATLYERMGRHEDALALVETYLSGSPDDLRARLLRARCLQFAGRTDDALQALNELASENKATAQVFDETGLVYAKLGRFAEAGACWKRALSANPSYAPAMFNIGQLAMEQGKADEARDWFDKALAREPANLKFRYFAGLNLKQAGMEPEAKAVWESAKAYLAPSDPYALRIAAALGKPLPAPAAPAASVPVAVAAEPLPVAIRSTSVGNVVVPPSTGSETSDPVYQAALESARAGRYQEAIDGFGRILAASPTNFNARMNLGNVYMAMNRPSDAAAHYLLALKQERSNANALKALSRAYDELGLRGHAAGLAARATGASADSGVPAATTRSNPRAFGPFTKTLLANGLAEEALSIVSVGVAENPDSPELALLQGDVYLALRQDAQAESAFRRALEIDGQNPAPLVKLGDLYWTRRQTDAAVLQYQAALKSPLIDPDTMFGIVERFNRLGRRTDAAELLGRLKGMNLSETQLAELHRYTGSPSPSVE
- a CDS encoding ATP-binding protein gives rise to the protein MPVSGGYDIDKLIDSAPDRTTLVDLELSGNPRCLALVRRLLEASAHSMLLDETLLNDIKLAVTEACTNVIKHAFKYDPTKKFGVTIQISPMLYLIRVIYEDSGFNPDSIPLPDLDEYKGGGLGVYIMRNIMDDVVYSTDPPTGMVTLRMVKLLKPLFTTGGPM
- a CDS encoding STAS domain-containing protein; translated protein: MKIDIQRDAAHQRTTFVLDGELDVHQAKTLKSTVLEKLEEGVWTYVIEMNSVGYIDSSGLGMLVYLKKEILRSQGRMVIANPTEAVLNVFRLTKLNEFFELG
- a CDS encoding diguanylate cyclase, producing MNFTLRIQAYLLTVWVAGWFIFRKNGVELPLVPYVAIAAATAVVVQVIVYRSIMKPLRRFVEISDNIADGDFDQSLEKIEFAAVQDVHQGMSKIVSTLVESRGAIENYMQTISSMNKELAQKVDSLSVLYSASRSMGTTLSIDSLIRTLLTLFMERIGTAGAAIMLYNDRTDMITIKDLLGFPPELFAKFRFYSDNKIASSILSQEECWSPAETDLTLMAAEFETDAVRSIRTLFPMRIKDHFVGIVVLGEKKDGSAYSDADRQLIQAVVGLACTSINNATLYEKSEATKNELDRKVFNLMALQQAGKVLSSTLNLEELIKSSIDMFLETVWANKGVLMLSAEDRPDLEVKAFKGISSEEVDGLCKDPAESWAMTTLEKEKKPILSHELTKASNFQSYLAVNRMLPFSVYIPLLKEGEIYGVMKIGQKINGEPFTENDLEFFTTLASQAVIAYENARLYSLAITDSITKLYVHRYFQLRLDEEVKRSRRYNSTLSLLLCDIDHFKMINDQYGHQQGDIILREVSLILRRNIRSTDIAARYGGEEFVIILPETTQSDARIVAERIRRDTAKFEFPALAPGQPPLHCTISIGVAGFPLNADSKDELIQKADSSMYQAKGQGRNRVVLCGTEL
- the tmk gene encoding dTMP kinase, yielding MMHPPAAGTTAPSRSPGLFITFEGPEGSGKSTQIRRLAAELEAVGRTVILTREPGGTTAGDRIRSILLDKTGVSLEPETEVFLMLAQRTEHWKKVIEPAKARGCIILCDRYFDSSLAYQGYGRGIDVAAIRKLHIDFLGSGFLPDATVLFDLPPEKGLERVRTSGRGAPDRIESEELAFHRRVREGYLAAAASEPERYLVIPADRDVAQIARDVSAALNARFALNLGCEAPA
- a CDS encoding DUF327 family protein, producing the protein MVDIKVKGPAVDPARREAAKKSTGPAGGADRAGFGSAVKSARRQVLDGDLRQMLDKVRSIGDAFFRSPDEEKLDDYKDAVAQYLDRVSKETFSLRQELGSMKDGQQKVYQLVETVKHDVDGMTRESLQKDKALALLGSLDEIRGLVLDLFT
- a CDS encoding ribose-phosphate pyrophosphokinase, translating into MVNGKQVKIFSGTANPKLVQSICEYLQVREGRIMHNKFADGELYCRIDESVRGCDTFIIQPTCPPVTDNLMRLLITIDALRRASAGSVTAVVPYFGYSRQEKKSTGREPITAKLVANLICTAGAGRIVSVDMHDPALQGFFDIPVDHLSASTLLADHFRSSDLSNTVIVSPDTGGVHRARAFANRLGLPLAIIDKRRPEANKAVVMNVIGEVKGRDVIIIDDIIDTAGTLVRVAEALSEKGVKKIIACCTHALLSDPAAERIAPSAVTEIVTTDSIPVDEEKRKKCRVHTISLSRLVGEAIQRIYDKRSVSELFI
- a CDS encoding NTP transferase domain-containing protein, which gives rise to MAADSITALVLAAGKGVRMKSDLPKVLHPILGRPMVRYVIDTVRSIGADPVHVVVGFGKERLIEALRDDGTMFVEQPEQLGTGHAAQCFARACPTPPAHLLVVCGDTPLLSRDTLRTMVETHLRERPACTMMTLDMAEPGGYGRILRDRDGNVTEIREAKDCSDDQKKIREVNLAIYLFDGPALYERLFKLTNRNNQKEYYLTDIVGMLTTDGKRVLAIRERDERSTLGINSRADLAMVGDILRRQVLERHMAAGVTILDPGQTWIEPGVTIGAETVVWPGTTLTGATSVGRRAVIGPQTMISDSNVGDGAVVRFSVIDRATVRDGVTLSPFTNISGNEPA